In a single window of the Gemmatimonadota bacterium genome:
- a CDS encoding deoxyribodipyrimidine photo-lyase produces MPTSAPLADSRLWLPAGASHLRPRAGGEFVLYWIQVTQRAHDNFALEYAIEQADELGVPVLAYFSLRPDYPWASDRFHTFMLEGVIDMAAGFAKKGIQFAHFLDQRVQGKGVDHHANLKALAARASLVVTDWFPTFIMPRQLKQLREAIDAPVVAVDSATVVPAQSLEKAFSGARHIRPVLMKDLDSWLQPVPNSTPRHTTPVSLPFEPTVVTEERIAALVAGCPIDHSVAPARGWRGGSVAARTRLDWFAEHGLPRYLERNDPNVDATSKLSPWLHFGHVSVHEMLLTAKAEGPSEQYDKFLDETLTWRELAFNLCRFEPRHRTMAAVPEWAQKELSDHSDDPRTLYRDDELEFARTDNDLWNAAQRSYLRDGWMHNYMRMLWGKSIIGWTENPERAMRLLEHLNNKYSLDGRDPNSYGGILWCFGKFDRPFYRRPVFGTVRYMSLKAASGKFDVERYVRSMG; encoded by the coding sequence ATGCCCACCTCCGCACCGTTAGCCGACTCCCGTCTCTGGCTCCCCGCCGGCGCCTCCCACCTCCGCCCCCGCGCGGGGGGCGAATTCGTCCTGTACTGGATCCAGGTCACGCAGCGCGCGCACGACAACTTCGCCCTCGAGTATGCCATCGAGCAGGCGGATGAACTCGGCGTGCCGGTGCTCGCCTACTTCTCATTGCGGCCGGATTACCCATGGGCGAGTGACCGATTCCACACCTTCATGCTCGAAGGGGTGATCGACATGGCGGCGGGGTTCGCCAAGAAAGGGATCCAGTTCGCCCACTTCCTCGACCAGCGGGTGCAGGGCAAGGGCGTCGATCATCACGCCAACCTGAAGGCATTGGCCGCCCGTGCCTCGCTGGTGGTGACCGACTGGTTCCCGACCTTCATCATGCCGCGGCAGCTCAAGCAGTTGCGCGAGGCGATCGATGCGCCGGTGGTGGCGGTCGATTCCGCGACCGTGGTGCCGGCCCAGTCGTTGGAGAAGGCGTTCAGTGGTGCTCGGCACATTCGCCCGGTGCTGATGAAGGACCTCGACAGCTGGCTGCAGCCGGTGCCGAACAGCACGCCGCGCCACACCACCCCAGTGTCACTGCCGTTCGAGCCGACGGTCGTGACTGAGGAACGGATCGCGGCGCTGGTCGCGGGCTGTCCGATTGACCATTCGGTGGCACCGGCGCGCGGTTGGCGCGGTGGCAGCGTGGCCGCGCGCACTCGGCTCGACTGGTTCGCGGAACACGGCCTGCCGCGCTACCTCGAGCGCAACGACCCGAATGTCGATGCCACCTCGAAGCTGTCGCCGTGGCTCCACTTCGGGCACGTCTCGGTGCACGAGATGCTGCTCACCGCCAAGGCGGAGGGGCCGTCAGAGCAGTACGACAAGTTTCTCGACGAGACCCTCACCTGGCGCGAGCTCGCGTTCAACCTCTGCCGCTTCGAGCCGAGGCACCGCACCATGGCCGCCGTGCCGGAGTGGGCCCAGAAGGAGCTGTCGGACCACAGCGATGACCCGCGAACCCTCTACCGCGACGACGAGCTGGAGTTTGCGCGGACCGACAACGATCTCTGGAACGCCGCGCAGCGCTCCTACCTGCGCGACGGCTGGATGCACAACTACATGCGGATGTTGTGGGGGAAGAGCATTATCGGCTGGACCGAAAACCCGGAGCGCGCGATGCGGCTCCTGGAACACCTCAACAACAAGTACTCACTCGATGGCCGCGACCCGAACAGCTACGGTGGCATCCTCTGGTGCTTCGGGAAGTTCGACCGTCCATTCTACCGTCGGCCGGTCTTCGGCACCGTGCGCTACATGTCCCTCAAGGCGGCGTCCGGCAAGTTCGACGTGGAGCGGTATGTCCGAAGCATGGGGTGA
- a CDS encoding aminotransferase class V-fold PLP-dependent enzyme yields MTITRRDLLALATAMPAFGGLAQARLPRRSHRALPHDAAPDDEAAWERIGQEFVIEGTHLNTGTIGSSPLPVIEATIHHLRAFERMIGQEAVDGVALHAELEAFLGAWPGSVAIVRNTTEAMSIVAAGIDLQPGDEVVSTTHEHIGGRCCWELLAKRRGVTYKTFTPPLNPMSEAELAAAWMAQVTPRTRVFSISHVLFSTGMIQPVRALVRMARDRGIITVIDGAHPPGLLELNLRDLDADFYASSPHKWLLAPKGTGLLIVRPDRMESTWPLVGSGDWAATDIKRFEHVGTSNDSLLAGLRAAVQFQQAIGRRAVELRARGLATQLHTMLAKLPRVEIVSPTRPEFRAGMVAFRMAGTTAQALQGYLGAQRIRTRRIAEANLEYLRLSTHIYTFPRDLERTVALLKDAPRG; encoded by the coding sequence GCCGCGCCGTTCACATCGCGCGTTGCCGCACGATGCCGCACCGGATGACGAGGCGGCGTGGGAGCGGATCGGCCAGGAGTTCGTGATCGAGGGGACGCACCTCAACACCGGCACGATCGGCTCGTCGCCGCTGCCGGTCATCGAGGCAACCATCCACCATCTCCGCGCCTTCGAGCGGATGATCGGGCAGGAGGCGGTCGATGGTGTCGCCCTGCACGCCGAGCTCGAGGCCTTTCTTGGGGCGTGGCCGGGGTCGGTGGCGATCGTGCGCAACACCACCGAGGCGATGAGCATCGTTGCGGCCGGCATCGACCTGCAGCCGGGCGACGAAGTCGTCTCGACGACGCACGAGCACATCGGCGGGCGCTGTTGCTGGGAACTGCTCGCGAAGCGACGGGGTGTGACCTACAAGACGTTCACGCCGCCACTCAATCCTATGAGCGAGGCGGAGCTGGCGGCGGCGTGGATGGCGCAGGTAACGCCGCGCACCAGAGTATTTTCCATCTCGCACGTGCTCTTCTCCACCGGCATGATCCAGCCGGTGCGGGCGCTGGTGCGGATGGCGCGTGACCGGGGCATCATCACGGTGATCGACGGGGCGCACCCGCCTGGCTTGCTCGAGCTCAACCTGCGCGACCTCGACGCGGACTTCTACGCGTCGTCGCCGCACAAGTGGCTGCTGGCGCCGAAGGGGACCGGGCTGCTGATTGTCCGTCCGGATCGGATGGAGTCGACGTGGCCGTTGGTCGGCTCCGGCGACTGGGCCGCCACCGACATCAAGCGCTTCGAGCATGTCGGGACGAGCAACGATTCGCTGCTGGCCGGACTTCGCGCCGCGGTGCAGTTTCAGCAGGCGATCGGCCGGCGGGCAGTCGAGCTCCGCGCGCGCGGGCTCGCGACGCAGTTGCACACGATGCTCGCCAAGCTGCCGCGGGTCGAGATCGTGTCACCGACGCGACCGGAGTTCCGGGCCGGGATGGTGGCGTTTCGGATGGCGGGGACGACCGCGCAGGCGTTGCAGGGGTATCTGGGCGCGCAGCGGATCAGGACACGACGGATCGCCGAGGCGAACCTCGAGTATCTCCGGTTGAGCACCCACATCTACACCTTCCCGCGCGACCTCGAGCGGACGGTGGCCTTGCTCAAGGATGCGCCGCGCGGCTGA
- a CDS encoding A/G-specific adenine glycosylase: MLQHSSRVRGSQIRHSASPRPISATSCAKRPTAESVSSTIRPARCWTCATTPLNGSSPQAVSTSSPLSCPTVSPKSIPDARTHRLRFKRRLVAWFRQHGRDLPWRRTRDPYQVLVSEVMLQQTQVSRVEGYWHRFLDRFPTIQHLAAARPKRVREAWAGLGYYRRAANLHALARTVVTDHDGNLPQEAEALRALPGVGRYTAGAVASFAWESAEPAVDTNVARVLRRVFHPELPKGAAGEHILWDTAKALVPRRGPSAWATNQALMELGALICTARVARCEICPVRSNCLTGSAQPRGASLSKATVRSRSRGKV, encoded by the coding sequence ATGCTCCAGCACTCGTCCCGGGTGCGGGGCAGCCAGATCCGCCACTCGGCCAGCCCGCGCCCCATTTCGGCGACGAGTTGCGCAAAGCGACCGACCGCCGAGAGCGTGTCAAGCACGATCCGCCCGGCGCGGTGCTGGACCTGCGCGACGACTCCGCTCAACGGCTCCTCCCCTCAGGCTGTCTCGACATCGTCCCCCTTATCTTGTCCGACGGTGAGCCCCAAGTCCATCCCCGATGCGCGGACGCACCGCCTCCGCTTCAAGCGCCGTCTCGTGGCGTGGTTCCGCCAGCATGGCCGGGACCTGCCGTGGCGCCGCACCCGCGATCCGTACCAGGTGCTCGTCTCCGAAGTGATGCTGCAACAGACCCAGGTCTCACGGGTCGAAGGCTACTGGCACCGCTTCCTCGACCGCTTCCCCACCATCCAGCATCTGGCCGCTGCACGCCCGAAACGGGTCCGCGAAGCGTGGGCCGGTCTCGGCTATTATCGGCGCGCGGCGAACCTGCACGCTCTTGCTCGCACCGTGGTGACGGATCACGACGGCAATTTGCCACAGGAGGCCGAAGCGTTGCGCGCCCTGCCAGGTGTCGGTCGCTACACCGCCGGTGCGGTGGCGTCATTCGCCTGGGAGTCCGCCGAACCGGCCGTCGACACCAACGTGGCCCGGGTGCTGCGCCGCGTCTTCCATCCCGAGCTGCCGAAGGGCGCCGCCGGCGAGCACATCCTCTGGGACACCGCCAAGGCACTCGTCCCGCGCCGCGGCCCCTCAGCCTGGGCCACCAATCAGGCCCTGATGGAACTCGGCGCGCTCATCTGCACGGCCCGCGTGGCCCGCTGCGAGATCTGCCCCGTGCGCAGCAACTGCCTCACCGGCTCCGCTCAGCCGCGCGGCGCATCCTTGAGCAAGGCCACCGTCCGCTCGAGGTCGCGCGGGAAGGTGTAG
- a CDS encoding ATP-binding cassette domain-containing protein produces the protein MIEIKNLAKRFGAQVILDGVNLVVQEGETMALLGPSGTGKSVLLKHIIGLIRPDDGEVIVDGQNVALLGRKELSALRGTIGYVFQNGALFDSMNVYENIRLGLTKPEEFGNKEIAEARVAECLRLVNLVPETLKKMPAELSGGMKKRVGIARAIAGRPKYLLYDEPTSGLDPVNSDIIDALIKRLDTELGVTSIMVTHDVRGAFRTADRIALLTAGKVVAVGTPAEFRESTVPEVRAFLERDFDNEPL, from the coding sequence ATGATCGAGATCAAGAACCTCGCGAAGCGCTTCGGCGCCCAGGTGATCCTCGACGGCGTGAATCTCGTCGTGCAGGAAGGGGAGACCATGGCGCTGCTCGGTCCCTCCGGGACCGGCAAGAGCGTCCTGCTCAAGCACATCATCGGCCTGATCCGGCCCGACGACGGCGAAGTGATCGTCGATGGACAGAACGTGGCCCTGCTGGGGCGCAAGGAACTCTCGGCGCTGCGTGGCACCATCGGGTACGTCTTCCAGAACGGGGCACTGTTCGACTCGATGAACGTGTACGAGAACATCCGCCTCGGCCTCACCAAGCCGGAAGAGTTCGGCAACAAGGAAATTGCCGAGGCGCGGGTGGCCGAGTGCCTGCGGCTGGTGAACCTGGTGCCTGAGACGCTCAAGAAGATGCCGGCCGAATTGTCGGGCGGGATGAAGAAGCGGGTCGGCATTGCCCGGGCGATCGCCGGGCGGCCAAAGTACCTGCTGTACGACGAGCCGACGTCGGGGCTGGATCCGGTCAACTCCGACATCATCGACGCGCTGATCAAGCGCCTCGACACCGAGCTCGGCGTCACCTCGATCATGGTGACCCACGACGTGCGCGGCGCGTTCCGCACCGCCGACCGGATTGCCCTGCTCACGGCCGGGAAGGTCGTGGCGGTGGGCACGCCGGCCGAGTTCCGCGAATCGACCGTACCCGAGGTGCGCGCCTTCCTGGAGCGCGACTTCGACAACGAGCCTCTCTGA
- a CDS encoding HD domain-containing protein: MRIADHLGLADEQRSALFYTLLLKDLGCSSNAARLSSLFGADDRLVKHAYKLTDWTSTSDTAKYVFKYSMPGKSKVAKAWRTLMIGLRKEETEAEVIQTRCERGAEIARMLHLPRGVAEGIHSLDEHWDGNGKPFGTRGSGIPMLSRIACLAQTMEVFVSSFDVRTAYEMAHARRGRWFDPVLVDCLDAFQMDSEFWGGLQHADSLAALHAKEPEDQVIRLDDAQLDTVAEAFARVIDAKSPFTATHSQNVAILSVRTGEAMGLDARELRTLKRAALLHDIGKLGVSNTILDKPAALDDIEFESMRQHTRFSLEILKRVSRFRQFAATAAAHHERLDGTGYHLGLKGDEIGKLARIIAVADVTEAISADRPYRSGMPLPQAIGVLDALVAKQHLDPAATEALKGWFTCLPGALPRQETMAA, from the coding sequence ATGCGGATCGCGGACCACCTCGGCCTCGCCGATGAACAGCGTTCGGCCCTCTTCTATACCCTCCTCCTCAAGGACCTCGGCTGCTCGTCCAATGCCGCCCGGCTCTCCTCCCTCTTCGGGGCGGACGATCGCCTGGTCAAGCATGCCTACAAGCTGACCGACTGGACCTCGACCTCCGACACCGCCAAGTACGTCTTCAAGTACTCGATGCCGGGGAAGTCGAAGGTCGCAAAGGCGTGGCGCACGCTGATGATCGGGCTCCGGAAGGAAGAGACCGAGGCCGAGGTGATCCAGACGCGCTGCGAGCGCGGCGCCGAGATCGCGCGGATGCTGCACCTGCCGCGTGGGGTGGCCGAGGGGATTCATTCACTTGACGAACATTGGGACGGCAACGGCAAGCCGTTCGGGACGCGCGGCTCGGGGATCCCGATGCTGTCGCGGATCGCCTGCCTGGCGCAGACCATGGAAGTCTTCGTCTCCTCGTTCGATGTCCGCACCGCGTACGAGATGGCGCATGCACGGCGTGGTCGCTGGTTTGACCCGGTGCTCGTCGATTGCCTCGACGCCTTCCAGATGGACAGCGAGTTCTGGGGCGGCCTGCAGCATGCCGACTCGCTCGCGGCGTTGCACGCCAAGGAGCCCGAGGATCAGGTGATCCGGCTCGACGACGCACAGCTTGACACCGTGGCTGAGGCGTTCGCGCGGGTGATCGACGCGAAGTCGCCGTTCACCGCCACGCATTCGCAGAACGTCGCCATCCTCTCGGTGCGAACCGGTGAGGCGATGGGTCTCGACGCGCGCGAGCTGCGCACGCTCAAGCGCGCCGCGCTGCTGCACGACATCGGCAAGCTCGGCGTGAGCAACACGATCCTCGACAAGCCGGCCGCCCTCGACGACATCGAGTTCGAGTCGATGCGGCAGCACACCCGCTTCTCGCTCGAGATCCTCAAGCGCGTCTCCCGCTTCCGGCAGTTTGCCGCGACGGCGGCGGCGCACCACGAGCGGCTCGACGGCACCGGCTATCACCTGGGGCTGAAGGGCGACGAGATCGGCAAGCTGGCGCGGATTATCGCTGTCGCCGACGTGACCGAGGCGATCTCGGCTGACCGGCCGTATCGCTCGGGGATGCCGTTGCCGCAGGCGATCGGCGTGCTCGACGCGCTGGTGGCGAAGCAGCACCTCGACCCCGCCGCAACGGAAGCGCTCAAGGGGTGGTTCACCTGCCTCCCGGGGGCGCTCCCCCGGCAGGAGACCATGGCCGCCTAG
- a CDS encoding MCE family protein yields the protein MHSYHKEATVGAVVIVAIAAFIGGTLWLRGKSIGTPELNVVFADIGNLKEGAPVRISGAPVGRVEEIVFEGVGKVRVGVVFSVDNITPAATARASIGSIGMLGDAVINLDPGQGAPLARGATIQGTTEVGLFDKGAVLADQATIAMTSLNKMLDTALVVELRQTLAASQRLLSYYGDSKNGPTAEVNATMRALRTTSARLDSTLAGVDAPALQARLDTTMRSAGNLSDRLAATSTRVDAMLARIERGEGTLGKLASDTLLYSDLRRTMKATADLIDEIKKNPGKLGITIRVF from the coding sequence ATGCACTCCTATCACAAGGAAGCCACCGTCGGCGCCGTCGTCATCGTGGCCATCGCTGCGTTCATTGGCGGAACCCTCTGGCTGCGCGGGAAGTCGATCGGCACGCCCGAGCTGAACGTGGTCTTCGCCGACATCGGCAACCTCAAGGAGGGGGCGCCGGTGCGCATCTCCGGGGCCCCGGTGGGCCGCGTCGAGGAGATCGTGTTCGAAGGCGTCGGCAAGGTGCGCGTCGGCGTGGTCTTCTCGGTCGACAACATCACGCCGGCCGCGACGGCGCGCGCCTCGATCGGCTCGATCGGGATGCTCGGCGACGCGGTGATCAACCTCGACCCGGGGCAGGGCGCCCCGCTGGCCCGTGGTGCCACGATTCAGGGGACGACCGAGGTGGGCCTGTTCGACAAGGGCGCCGTGCTGGCCGATCAGGCCACGATCGCCATGACGTCGCTGAACAAGATGCTCGACACTGCGCTGGTGGTGGAGCTGCGGCAGACGCTCGCCGCGAGCCAGCGCTTGCTGAGCTACTACGGCGACTCAAAGAACGGTCCGACCGCCGAAGTGAACGCCACGATGCGGGCGTTGCGGACGACCTCCGCCCGGCTCGACTCGACGCTCGCCGGCGTCGACGCCCCGGCGCTCCAGGCGCGGCTCGACACCACCATGCGGTCGGCGGGGAACCTCTCCGACCGGCTGGCGGCCACCAGTACCCGGGTCGATGCCATGCTGGCCCGGATCGAGCGCGGGGAAGGGACCCTCGGGAAGCTCGCCAGCGATACCCTGCTCTACAGCGACCTTCGGCGCACGATGAAGGCAACGGCCGACCTGATCGACGAGATCAAGAAGAACCCCGGCAAGCTGGGCATCACCATCCGGGTCTTCTAG
- a CDS encoding four helix bundle protein — translation MRDHRSLKAWEHARVLSQAAHQFSVRVWHPTLGPALDQLRRSSLSVRLNLVEGYSWRPSPRWLHHLRIAMGSAVETTECLRFLEEVGALSAQEAMLLLGEARVVERLIWGLLQRERGPQGPR, via the coding sequence ATGCGTGATCACCGATCCCTCAAGGCGTGGGAGCATGCTCGGGTGCTGAGCCAGGCAGCCCACCAGTTCTCGGTTCGGGTTTGGCACCCGACTCTCGGGCCGGCGTTGGATCAACTCCGGCGCTCTTCCCTGTCCGTTCGGTTGAATCTCGTGGAAGGGTACTCATGGCGGCCGAGCCCTCGCTGGCTACATCACCTGAGAATCGCGATGGGTTCGGCGGTCGAAACGACCGAGTGCCTCCGCTTCCTTGAGGAGGTTGGCGCTCTCTCGGCGCAGGAGGCGATGCTACTGCTCGGGGAGGCGCGCGTTGTGGAGCGGCTGATTTGGGGGCTCCTCCAGCGCGAGCGCGGCCCACAAGGACCCCGCTAG
- a CDS encoding ABC transporter permease, translating to MLLISSFAGAVTALQAGYQFTGNIPIYVVGSLVTESIVLELGPVLVGLVLAGRIGARYAAELGTMRVTEQIDALESLGRAPSSHLLVPRVMACLIMIPMLVIIADVVGVAAGWLAAKQALPISDQDFTYGARVYWRPFDAYYSIIKAFFFAGAIGLISCYRGFTTQQGAEGVGRATTGAVVTISVVILLLDTLLAKLLLN from the coding sequence GTGCTGCTGATCTCTTCGTTCGCCGGCGCGGTGACCGCCCTGCAGGCCGGCTATCAGTTCACCGGCAACATCCCCATCTACGTGGTCGGGTCATTGGTCACGGAGTCGATTGTGCTGGAACTCGGGCCGGTGCTCGTGGGACTGGTCCTGGCCGGACGCATCGGCGCCCGGTATGCCGCCGAACTCGGGACGATGCGGGTGACCGAGCAGATCGACGCGCTCGAATCGCTCGGACGCGCACCCTCGTCGCACTTGCTCGTGCCGCGCGTGATGGCGTGCCTGATCATGATCCCGATGCTGGTCATCATCGCCGACGTGGTCGGTGTGGCAGCGGGGTGGCTCGCGGCGAAGCAGGCCCTGCCGATTTCCGATCAGGATTTCACCTACGGCGCGCGCGTCTACTGGCGGCCGTTCGATGCCTACTATTCGATCATCAAGGCCTTCTTCTTCGCGGGCGCCATCGGGCTGATCTCCTGCTACCGCGGCTTCACGACCCAGCAAGGGGCCGAGGGCGTCGGCCGCGCCACCACGGGCGCGGTCGTCACCATCTCGGTGGTGATCCTGTTGCTCGACACGCTCCTCGCCAAGCTGTTGCTGAACTAG
- the folE gene encoding GTP cyclohydrolase I FolE codes for MQQHIRGILLALGEDPDRDGLQKTPERVEKAMQFLTQGYQQSAEKVIGDALFEETHHNMVLVRDIEFYSMCEHHMLPFFGKAHVAYIPGGKIVGLSKMARVVDVFARRLQVQERMTDQIADALGQQLQPRGVGVVIEAQHLCMMMRGVQKQDSSTITSAMRGAFLDDAATREEFLRLVHSRSR; via the coding sequence ATGCAGCAGCACATCCGCGGCATCCTCCTCGCCCTGGGCGAGGACCCCGACCGTGACGGCCTTCAGAAGACGCCGGAGCGGGTCGAGAAGGCGATGCAGTTCCTCACCCAGGGGTACCAGCAGAGCGCCGAGAAGGTGATCGGCGACGCGCTGTTCGAGGAGACGCACCACAACATGGTGCTGGTCCGCGACATCGAGTTCTACTCGATGTGCGAGCACCACATGCTGCCGTTCTTCGGGAAGGCGCACGTCGCCTACATCCCGGGGGGGAAGATCGTCGGGCTGTCGAAGATGGCGCGGGTGGTGGACGTGTTCGCGCGTCGCCTGCAGGTGCAGGAGCGGATGACGGACCAGATCGCCGACGCACTCGGCCAGCAATTGCAGCCGCGGGGCGTCGGCGTGGTGATCGAGGCGCAGCACCTCTGCATGATGATGCGCGGCGTGCAGAAGCAGGACAGCAGCACGATCACCTCGGCGATGCGCGGCGCCTTCCTCGACGACGCCGCGACGCGTGAGGAATTCCTCCGACTGGTGCACAGCCGCTCGCGATGA
- the rnz gene encoding ribonuclease Z has product MIQITFLGTSAAVPTVDRNVAALMIQRAGESLLFDCGEGTQRQMMRYGTGFLVNEIFLTHYHTDHTLGIPGLLRGMSMQARTAPLRFYGPRGAERTIGQLVALGMDRTKFEVEITELKPGDVLSRGDYDLVVGEAAHRGECLAYALAEHERLGRFDPDLARSLGIPEGPLWGKLHRGEAVPDGTGRMVTSETLVGPSRRGRKVVYTGDTVPCESVRTLAQGADLLIHEATFGEDEKERALETRHSLAREAAMVARDAGVRQLYLTHISARYSREAPELAAQARAVFPDTTIARDGMIVEVGFGDDAKLS; this is encoded by the coding sequence ATGATCCAGATCACCTTCCTTGGCACCAGTGCCGCGGTCCCGACGGTGGATCGCAACGTCGCCGCCCTGATGATCCAGCGGGCCGGCGAGTCGCTGCTGTTCGATTGCGGCGAGGGAACGCAGCGGCAGATGATGCGCTACGGCACCGGCTTTCTGGTGAACGAGATCTTCCTCACGCACTACCACACCGACCATACCCTCGGCATCCCGGGCCTGCTGCGCGGGATGTCGATGCAGGCGCGCACCGCACCGCTCCGCTTCTACGGCCCGCGAGGCGCCGAACGGACGATCGGTCAGCTGGTGGCGCTCGGGATGGATCGGACGAAGTTCGAGGTCGAGATCACCGAACTGAAGCCGGGCGACGTGCTGTCGCGCGGCGACTACGACCTGGTGGTCGGCGAGGCGGCGCACCGTGGCGAATGCCTGGCGTATGCGCTGGCTGAGCATGAGCGGCTCGGGCGATTCGATCCCGACTTGGCGCGGTCGCTTGGCATCCCCGAGGGACCGCTCTGGGGGAAGCTGCATCGTGGCGAGGCGGTGCCGGATGGCACCGGCCGGATGGTGACGTCGGAGACGCTGGTCGGTCCGTCGCGCCGCGGTCGCAAGGTGGTGTACACGGGCGACACGGTGCCCTGCGAGAGCGTGCGCACCCTGGCTCAGGGCGCGGACCTGCTGATCCACGAAGCGACGTTCGGCGAGGACGAAAAGGAGCGCGCCCTCGAGACGCGGCACAGCCTGGCGCGCGAGGCGGCGATGGTGGCCCGCGACGCAGGCGTCCGCCAGCTCTACCTCACCCACATCTCGGCGCGGTACAGCCGCGAGGCTCCCGAGCTTGCGGCGCAGGCGCGCGCGGTGTTTCCCGATACCACGATTGCACGGGACGGGATGATCGTCGAGGTCGGGTTCGGGGACGACGCGAAGTTGTCCTGA